The region AGTTATTCAACCATGCCGACATAATGTCCCTTCTTAATATTCCGcatatgaaaatatatatatatatatatatatatatatatatatatatatatatatatatatatatcagcgTTTTCTACACTGCCGAAGTCTTGCATTGTCCGTTGCTCTAGAGATGAGGCTACAAACAGGAAATGGTTATCAGTTTGGTTAGCTAAAGTAGCAAAAACTGTCTGCTGGCACCTCAAGGTTCCTGTTTAACACTATATCTAcaaactgaattaaaaacacaacagttcaTCACTTTATTTACTGATAACCTTTGGCTACTAGCTTCCTGGAGTTGTTGCTGGTTGCCTGATCAGCTTTTGTTAAGATCTGTAACATTCTCATGAGCTGGATTTTAAACACCAAACATGGTGCGCTGAACATATTCATCTCTAAAAATAAAGGGTGCTCGCTGCTCAGTAGAATTTGTAACACTAGACACAAAAAGCAgcatcaatcttctcatctgCTCTCAGCTAATAAGCGTAATTCCTCAAAATGTGAAGCTAAATCTGTATTTCTACTCCAAATGAAGCTGTCAGCTGTAACGTGTGCTTAAAGGAAACATACTGTACATGAACGTCTCTCAGCGACACTGAAGCTCCTTCTTATCAGAACcggtctgtttgtgtgtgtgagaggattTGTCCCTGTGTTCTGTGATAAATGACCACAGGAGACACTATTTATACTGCTAGCTTGCTTAACGACGTTGTCTACTATATCTATTTTTCATACAGAAGTGTGCTGTTTGAATGCTGGTACTGAACGGACAGTACATCCCTGCAGAGGATCAATTTTCCCGTTCCAGTTTCTGATAAAGCTACTCGTTGATCATCTCGCTTTGCTCTGTATGAAGGTTTCCTCTTTAATCCGACTGGATCCGGTTGTTTAAACTTTCCAACCCACTCAGGTTCTTCAAGATGCTGTTAATGACACTAAATCTGATCAGATGGGGGCGGCTGAAGGGAGTTGAATCCCTGCTGTTTGTACCACTTCTGGCATCCCTTTAATATTTCTGGGTGTGTTTTGGTCAGCAGGATTGGTGTTTAATTTGCTGGATAAGCCAAAAACAGACTGTTCTGATTGAGAAGTTTGTTAATCGTTTCTCAACTGCTTTTGACTCTCTGGACATGCTGTGATAAAGGACTTTCCTCCATGTTCCTACTATGGGAAACACTTCTTTTTCACTAAGAGGACACCAGTGTCGTATTCTGACTCGGAGCTGAACAAAAAAACTTCTGCTTCAACACCAGCTTCCTTTAACCCTCTACGGCTAATTCCACAGCTTCAAGACGGACTGTTTTCATCCCGGTGACTGTGGGTTCAGACTTGACTTTACTTCACGAGGTTGTCATCAGCTTCTTCCCTTCATATATAGCTGCCACGTTTAACAACCAAGTCGACACACTCCTGTTATTCCTCCAACTGGAAATCCTTCGTTCACGCAGCTTCGCAGGTggagctgtgattttactatcGTCATATCGTCTTAATCTTTAGTTTGCTTATGTTAAAGGGGCAAGGtttctttttatatatataaatcttGTTCATGTTATGTATAATTTTAAGCTATTTATAGCATACATGGCGCCCCCTGTTGAACAAATCAATAATGCATTAATAATGGTAATATTGTATgactagttttgtttttttttagatgttaaatatttttataatttattttttaacctgtTGGCCACTGTTGCAGACATTAGTGAAGAAGAGAGGgtactgtgttttatttgtgatttCTGTACAAAACTGATTTCTatgattctttttcttttttttcggGTTCACGTTTCGTCTTCGTGCGTCGGTGCTTTCTGCATGCGGCAGGGGTACGCGAAGCTACGGCGAAAAAGTTTGGTTTTCTTTGCGTTGTAATAATAACTTGTACATTTAAAAGTGTAAattatgttttcattattttataaaaaaaatatattaaaaataagtaTCAAAAcgtgcagattttttaaaatgagtttttttttaccaccaaGGTATCCAAGTGGTCGCATTGAGTGTgacaaatgtttgatttttacaattgttttgtgtaaaaacataaaaatgtaataaatatatgaagattttaaaaagtagcaCTAGTAGAATAGCATTATTTTAATGCTAATCAGTACAAAAAACTATATACTGACAAACAGCACATCTTTATATGTGAGAAATTTGAACCAGAATTTGCCACTGTTGGTCTTTTGTCAGACGATTCATCATTTTAGTAAAAAAGTTTAACTGAAACTGTGCAGGTGTCTAAACATTCTGCAACAAAATCCATGAGCGACTATGCAGCTGATcaattatttgtacattttgatgGAGAAATTCAAATCATTTTCTGATTCCAGGATCTTAAATGTGAGACGTTTCCTTCTTACATGACAGTAAATGGATTGCTTTGGATTTTTAATCACATCTGATGACGTTTTAAGGATGCTTTGGTTGCAGTCGAACTGAAGAGTCAAAAATTACAGCTGTCTCCAACACGCTTTTCATTGACTcagattagaaaaaaaaaaagtcaaggaAATGTGTGAAGAATAGACACCAGCTTTTATCCACAGTCTGTGTCAAATGTTTAACTTCACGAATGTTTGCAGTTTGggcttcatttattttaaccTCCCTCTTTAAAATAGCGCTGAATATGAGCTCTCCCCAGTTTAGAAACTGTCTGGGTGTATCGCTCTGTGCATCCTGTATGGAAGCAGATAAGTAAAAAGATGCTTCCTTGACATTCAAGGAGCTCGACTTGGTGTTTTCATTCAGGAAAATTCAAGCTTAGAGAAAGTTTTCAActgtaaactgctgctgctATATTTCAGTCCTCAGTGTAGTGAAAGACATTTAAGTCAATTCTGAAAATAACTACAAATCAAAACTAAAACCGCATTCAACAACTTGCATATACAACCTTTATTTTCTATCACAAGGCCATTTCATCCtcaacataaaatacattttgcagTACATGTGTGTAATAAGTGCGGTCTCCCATTGGTGTAAGTGAGCTGACAGGACactaatttttaataaaattaattCTATACAATCTGTCAACAGTGCATCAGTGAGAAAATGGTCAAGTTTGAACAGTTGAAGTGTTTAGAACTATCAGGCACTTCGATCACAGCTCCACCATCAAGTCACAGCAGGTGTTTTGAATCTGAGCAGGTGAGAATGAAGACGTTTAAGAGCCGCACATGAGGCACTCGTCTCTGTTCTCCAGAGAACACACCATGGCCGCCGTGTTTCGCTCTTTGACTTCCTGCTCCGAGTCTTTGGCCGGCGGCGCCTCCTTCAGCTTCTCCTTGTTCAGGGTGAACTGGATGGGGTTGGCGGCGGGCTTCGTCCTCAGGTAGTACATTCCTGTCTTCAGACCCTGCAGCGAGAAAGCGTcgatttaacacatttttacttCGATGACAACCAGTTTTaactcttcatcctcctcctcctcctcctcctctaggCGTCTCTCACCTGCTTCCAGCCGTAGAAGTGCATGCTGGTCAGTTTGCCGTAGTTGGGCTCTGCGATGTGGATGTTCAGCGACTGGCTCTGGTCGATGTAGGCGCCACGGTCGGCCGCCATCTTTAGTATGGTCTTCTGGGAGATTTCCCACACGGTTTTGTAGAGCTGCTTCAGGTCGTCTGGGATCTCAGCGATctcctgtcaaaataaaatgcatcagAAATGAGGTTTTTTTGCTCATCTGAAGCGTTAAAATCAGAACAGCCACCATCCCAAAGCTGTAGGGACTTTATCAGCTCATCCCAGTAGTTAAAATAATGATTTCAACTGGGCTCTGGGAAGtaacagaacagaaaaccatttttgtaaaaataaaaacccagGCAGAttaacaatataataataaatcaacAGGAAGGATAGCAGTAGCATTTATGTGTGAAAATAGATACAGCTTAAGACTTTCAAGCTTTTTGTCCATAACGTCaaatgtttttggcatttttgtttaaaattcaaataatttttaGGTCACACATGGCAAAGAAAAGCTGCAATTTCTCACATTTGTAAATCTGGAAATGTTGCTTGAAATGTAGAAACCAGCTGCCAATTAATCCTCTTTCAAATTATTCATTGCAGCTCTAATCTGAACAAACTAATGCAgagattttttctcttttcttgctCTGAAAATAACGAGCCCGTTTAAATGTGATCGCTCAAAAACCAACAATGTAAGCAAAACAATGCATCTTGAGGACTTGTATAGTGTTTATTTCCTGTGATCTTGTTACCTGAATGGATCCGTTGTGAGCGATCagctggttcttcatctcctcgTTCCACAGTCCTCTCTCCGTCAGGTCTTTGAGCAGATGAGGGTTGACGATCTGAAACTCTCCCGACAGAACCCTGCGGGTGTAGATGTTGCTGGTGTAGGCTTCGATGGACTCGTTGTTGCCCAGGATCTGGGCGGTGGAGGCTGTGGGCATCGGGGCCAGCAGCAGGCTGTTCCTCACGCCATGTTTGGCGATTttctccttcagcagcttcCAGTCCCAGAGATCGGTCGGCGTCTTCTCCCACATGTCGTACTGCAGGATGCCCTTGCTGACCGGGGAGCCCTCGTACGTCTCGTAGGGGCCGAGCTCGGCCGCCAGCTCGCAGCTCGCCTCCAGAGCGGCGTAGTAAATGGTTTCGAAGATGTGGATGTTGAGCAGTTGAGCCTCTGGGCTTTCAAACGGGTGACGCATGAGAATGAAGGCGTCGGCTAAACCCTGGACTCCGATTCCGATCGGCCTGTGGCGCTTGTTCGAGTTCTCGGCTTCCGGTACCGGGTAGTAGTTGATCTCGATAATCTTGTTCAGGTTTTTGACGATTACTTTGGTCACATATGCCAgtttcttaaaatcaaaagtcCGCTCTGGGGTGACGTACATGTTGAGGGCGATGGAGGCCAGGTTACAGACCGCTACCTCGTCCTTGCTGGTGTATTCAACAATTTCGGTGCACAGGTTGCTGCACTTTATGGTGCCCAGATTCTGCTGGTTGCTCTTCCTGTTGCAGGCGTCTTTGTACAGCATGTATGGCGTTCCAGTCTCTGTCTGCGACTCAATGATGGCGTACCACAGCTGCTGAGCCTTCACCACACGCTTGGCCTTGCCCTCCTTCTCATACCTGGTGTAGAGCTTCTCAAACTCCTCCCCCCAGCACTCATCCAGACCAGGGCAGGCGTTGGGACACATCAGAGACCAGTCCTGGTTGCTCTCCACTCTCTTCATGAACAGATCAGGGATCCACATGGCGTAGAAAAGGTCTCTGGCCCTCTGCTCCTCCTTTCCTGTGTTCTTCTTCAGCTCCAGGAAGTCGAACACGTCAAAGTGCCAGGGCTCTAGGTACATGGCGAAGGCTCCGGGTCTCTTGTTGCCCCCCTGGTCGACGTAGCGTGCCGTGTTGTTGTAAACTCTCAGCATGGGGACGAGCCCGTTGGAGTTTCCGTTGGTGCCAGAGATGTAGCTCCCTGTAGATCTGATGCAGCTGACCGCCACACCGATGCCTCCAGCTGACTTGGAGATGAGGGCACACTGCTTCAGCGTGTCGTAGATGCCTTCAATGCTGTCGTCCTTCATGGCGAGCAGGAAGCAGCTGGACAGCTGAGGCCTGTTGGTCCCAGCGTTGAAGAGAGTCGGGGAGGCGTGGGTGAACCACTTCTCTGACAGCAGGTTGTAGGTCTCAATCGCTGCATCGATATCCGTCTTGTGGATTCCTACAGAGACTCTCATGAGCATGTGCTGCGGTCGCTCGGCCACTTTGCCGTTGATCTTCAGCAGGTACGAACGCTCCAGAGTCTTGAAGCCGAAGAAGTTGTAGGAGAAATCTCGGTCGTAGATTATGGCCGAGTTGAGTCGGTCTTTGTTTTCTAGAACGATGTCAAGTGTCTCCTTGGAGATCATAGGTGAGTGGCGTTTGTTCAGGGGGTTGATGTAGTTGTACAGGTCCTCCATCACGTCGCTGAACACTTTCTTAGTCTCTTTGTGCAGGTTGGAGACGGCGATCCGAGCAGCGAGGATGGCGTAGTCGGGGTGTTTAGTTGTGAGCGTGGCGGCGATCTCTGCTGCCAGCGTGTCGAGCTCCACAGTGGTGACTCCGCTGTACAGACCCTGGATCACCTTCATGGTGATCTGGGCCGGGTCCACAAAGTCAGAGTTCAGCCCGTAGCAAAGCTTCTGGATGCGAGAGGTGATTTTGTCGAACATGACGCGTTCCTGGCGTCCATCTGaaaaacaatacacacacacaaaaaaaaatctgtcagctTAAGCAACATAATTTAAAGGTACTAACAAAAAAACTGGTGAAATGTTTATATGCATTAGTTAAGAGATCCAGTGAGGTCaagaaatgtaaataattaGATGTATTTTATATAAAGGAAACTCATATCAAACAGTCCTATTTTAATGGTGAGCTTTGGTCTGTACACTTTATTAAAGTAACATTTATGCATCAGATGACATTAGGCATCGCCTCTAGTTCTCTTTTCTCAGGCATACTAATGGGACTTTTGAACCAAAGAGCACAATATCTCAAGTTCTGCTACATTTGACATCCTTTCATTGTTGTAACGGCGAAATGAGGGCACAAACTGTTTCACTCTAATTGGTCTGATTTGAActatcattttttttgacagtgatTTTGGCCTTGAGTTGGTCAAATACATAattaactgctttttttttttttttttaaactgtcaaaACTCTGTTACCTTATTTCCTCCTCTGTGGCAGTAAACTAAATATCTTTGAGTTGTAAACAAAACGAGACATTTCAGAGCATTATGTTGGGTTTTGGGAAACATGGATTGGCAATTTTCACCATTCTCTGACATAATATTGTCAAAATGACTAAGAAATGAATCcagaaaatatgaaacattaaaCATTACTTGCACAACTAGTGTCGTCTATTATGATTTCACTTCTGTTCTAGGGCAGAAAAAGTTAATTGAAATATCATCAGAATTGCAACATGGCCAAATGCAATATTCAAACACAGGAATTGCAATTTTtgggcaaaaatgtaaaatctgtcaATAAATACTGATAGAATTAAAGCAGTGTGATGCCACAGAGATTCAAAATTGTCTGTTACAGAAACAAATTATACAAtcacaatattttattttctttattcaaCTGATTTTCATTCCTACTGCAATCCCAATCCATCACAATATCTGTCAATAATAATCACAATatgattattatgtttttgcATATTCCTCAGCTCGGTTCTTTACCTTACAGTGGATAACAGCATCACTTGTTTGTAACACTGTCAAGAATGGAAAGAGTTTAACTTTATGGAAAATAACACCTTTGAATCACTACTAACAACAGTGCAGGTCTGACTGAACTCAACTTTTACAGTGCATGTATACAAATTGGATAACTGATAAACTCGAtctttatcttaaaaaaaaaaaagacagctcCTTGGATTTGAAAATTGCTCTTTTacccatgttttgttttaattctcAGATATAGCTTGTGAAAATAAACTCAACCACATGACAATGATGTTAAAAGGTCTAGTATAGTTGTAAAATCAGGGTTTCCTCTTCTTGACAAACAAAAATGCTCGATCCCTGCAtttatcaaacagttttctgacatctgtttttaaaatgtggtcACTGTCAGTCcaatacttgcttctcttctgTGCATTTCATGTATGAATACAGGTACATGTCCAACCGGAACCCCACTGAGgtccacacacatgcaggtgGGCCTAAAATCTTAGCTTTTGGCGCCATGTGCAACAAAGGCTCACAGCTGAGTCCATAAACAACACCTTTTTGGAAAAACGAGCTCTGAAGGAATACTGGTCAACTCGTGCGTATGCAAACTCGTgcgtaagataagataagatcgactttattgatctcacaaaggagaaatttactgttacagggcgTATTCCAACATCGTGCGTATTGAGTGAatgtaaaatcagtgttttattatttctatcCCTACCCCTGTTTCTTtttccctaaccctaacctcgTAACCCTTATTTTATCTTTCTTCTCTTaccctttttcttttgatccTTACCCCCGTTCACTTTTCCCTAACCGCTCATtccttattttatgtttttctatttgcTCTTTCTTTATTCCTACCCCTACCCCTGTTTTCTTttgctaaccctaacctttcTCACTCCTAATCTAATTTTTAACCCTAATTGCTTATTTTTTCCTATACGCACGAGTTGACCAGGTACCCCCTGAAGCTACATTTTAACGTCGACTTTTGTTCAATGGACAGCAGCTGATGGAGCAAAAATTTCTGAAATGACAACCCAACTTTACTTAGCTGAGTAAAACGCTGACCGTGTGGCTGGAGTCTGCTGGTTAACTAGCTAAAGGTTAACTCACAACTAGCTTAACtgctagctaatgttagccaacAGGCTGGTTTAGCTATTCGAACAAGGCCTGTAAGTTCCTGTCTTGTGATATAACTTCTGATCAATCGAGCTGAAACACCGTAAGAGTCGGTGTCGCTTCATAATAACCGGAGAAACAACTTCGCTGGCAGTGGAGCTAAATGAGGCCTGCAGTTCCATAGCAACGGAAACACACGGCTTACCTCGCTTTATCACATGCATGCTGGCAGACTGTGGTGTTACTCCTCTccagagaaaacagcagctctcCAGCTACAGCTTCAACCTCTCCGCGGTATCAGAAGATGCGGCTGAACACAAGCTCCGGCCAGGCTCCAGGAGAAAAGCGCGAATGACTCCAAAAATCCCGCGAACGGTGTATTTGTACGGAAGGCGGAACCGTCGGGAGAGGAGACCTACAAGCATATCCAGCCAATCAGCAACAAGAGAAGGCGGGATGTAGAATCCGAGGGCCAATCACAGCAGTGTTAGAAAGCCTATTTCCCTTTCCGGTCTTCAAATCTGGCGGGAGACAGAAGTAGGTCATGTaacaggtttgtttttgttctgtcgTAACCTCATAAAAGGCACAAGAATGTATGCACTTTATGCTCTTACACAATTATTTTTATAGTGACTGTGCTACAGATACACTCACAGACACTTCTAGAAAACGTAAActaaaggaaagaaggaaacagagaggaaaaaatgaaaaggaaacaagaTTAATTAAAAGCACACAACATTATATGTCATATTACACTCACTTTATATGATTCAGCTAGTACATATTAGTTACTGATGTATGAAAATGTTTGTCAAATTGAGGATTACATAATTTCATGCAGTACTGTGATGTATGTAtgataaacagtaaaaattatgaaataaagtcactggaaataaataaacatggtattgtgaataaataaaagtagtGTTTAAAATATGTACttcataaatgtatttattttattgttacatttatttacatatttattgtcttgttcatttatttcaagcATATCCATGTTTATTTATGTAATaagattaaatatttatttaataagatATAAAGGACAAACCACAACTACACAAGATAGGACGAGACGGGACGGGACGGAGCATGGCATGGCATGGCAT is a window of Acanthochromis polyacanthus isolate Apoly-LR-REF ecotype Palm Island chromosome 13, KAUST_Apoly_ChrSc, whole genome shotgun sequence DNA encoding:
- the LOC110970767 gene encoding ribonucleoside-diphosphate reductase large subunit, producing MHVIKRDGRQERVMFDKITSRIQKLCYGLNSDFVDPAQITMKVIQGLYSGVTTVELDTLAAEIAATLTTKHPDYAILAARIAVSNLHKETKKVFSDVMEDLYNYINPLNKRHSPMISKETLDIVLENKDRLNSAIIYDRDFSYNFFGFKTLERSYLLKINGKVAERPQHMLMRVSVGIHKTDIDAAIETYNLLSEKWFTHASPTLFNAGTNRPQLSSCFLLAMKDDSIEGIYDTLKQCALISKSAGGIGVAVSCIRSTGSYISGTNGNSNGLVPMLRVYNNTARYVDQGGNKRPGAFAMYLEPWHFDVFDFLELKKNTGKEEQRARDLFYAMWIPDLFMKRVESNQDWSLMCPNACPGLDECWGEEFEKLYTRYEKEGKAKRVVKAQQLWYAIIESQTETGTPYMLYKDACNRKSNQQNLGTIKCSNLCTEIVEYTSKDEVAVCNLASIALNMYVTPERTFDFKKLAYVTKVIVKNLNKIIEINYYPVPEAENSNKRHRPIGIGVQGLADAFILMRHPFESPEAQLLNIHIFETIYYAALEASCELAAELGPYETYEGSPVSKGILQYDMWEKTPTDLWDWKLLKEKIAKHGVRNSLLLAPMPTASTAQILGNNESIEAYTSNIYTRRVLSGEFQIVNPHLLKDLTERGLWNEEMKNQLIAHNGSIQEIAEIPDDLKQLYKTVWEISQKTILKMAADRGAYIDQSQSLNIHIAEPNYGKLTSMHFYGWKQGLKTGMYYLRTKPAANPIQFTLNKEKLKEAPPAKDSEQEVKERNTAAMVCSLENRDECLMCGS